The sequence TGGGTGGGACGGTGCGAAGTATGTGATGACTCCGCCGCTTCGCGAAAAGCACAACTGCGCTGACCTTTGGACCGGCCTCAAGATGGACGACCTGCAAGTGATCTCGACCGACCACTGCCCGTTCTGCATGAAGGAGCAAAAGGAGTTGGGCAAAGATGATTTCACAAAGATCCCGAACGGTGCCCCGGGCGTAGAGAATCGCCTCGCCCTCATCTACAACGGCGGTGTTGTCGAGAACCGCATCTCGCTCAACCGCTTTGTTGAACTGACATCGACCGCGGCCGCGAAGATGTTCGGGATGTTCCCAAAGAAAGGCACGATCGCCGTCGGTTCGGATGCCGACATCGTCATTTTCGACCCAGATGGTGAAACCACCTTCGGCGTCGAACACGAGCATATGAACGTCGATTATTCGTCTTACGAAGGCTGGAAAATCAAAGGAAAGGTCGAGACCGTCCTCTCTCGCGGCCGCGTCGTTATCCAAAACGGCGAACACTCCGGCAAACAAGGTTACGGACAGTTCATCAAACGCGGCGAATGTGTAAAGATCTGATTCGGTCGCCAAAGAAGCAACTAGATTTTGCCATTGAAGAAATTCATTTCAAAAATCGGCTTGTATTCGATAATCGGCATTTTTGTAGTTCCGTTTTCCATCGTTTCGCATGAGCTGGGACATTTTTTGGCCTACATCGGTTTTGGGGTCGAAGGTGTGGTGCTGCGTTCGGCGTCGGTCTCGGCCGACAAGTCCGCGTTGACGAGCGGCCAAGTCGCGTTCGCAGCGGCAGTCGGACCGGTAATTACATACGTATCGCTAGTTGCTGCCGGGGTTTTACTCAGATACAAGTATCTTCCGTTTCTAGTGATAATAGGCCTGGCCGCCCCGCTTGGGCGTATCGTGAATTTCGTTTACATCTACCTGCGAGCCGCCGGCTATCAGCCGAATCCGAATTTCGATGAGTTCAATTTTGCGAGGGCGGTCGGGATCGACCCGCTCTTTGTTGCGATACCGACCGCGGTTGCGGTGATCGTCGCCATTGCATATTTTGGTCGGAGAGCTTTCAAACATGGTGGATGGCTTGAACTAGCGATGACCGTAGTAGGTGTAGCTGTCGGGCTGGGCGTATGGCTTTTCGTAGGGCCGAGGCTACTGCCGTGAAGTGATACGGTGGGCGTCGGTCGCTTTTTCGTGGCAATCGTGCCTACCAAATGCAGAATAATCGGGTTATGAAAACGTTCGTTGACCGCTCGTTCTCTCGGAAATTAGAACGCACAGAGGCTCGGGTCAATGCAGATTTTGTCGAAACGCGTGCACGGCTTGATCCGGATAGCGGTGCGGCGTGGATCGAGGTCGGCGGGACATTTGCGATGTTCGACGGTACCGAATCTCCGCTCACGCAAACATTTGGCCTAGGCGTTTTTGAAGAAGCGACGTCGGAGCACTTGGAAAGAATCGAAGATTTCTACAGAGAACGTGGGGCTCCGGTATTTCACGAAGTAAGCCCGATGGCCGATCCGTCGCTGTTGACGCTTCTTGGTGATCGCGGCTATCGGCCGGTCGAACTGACGAGCGTTATGTATCGCGAACTGGCTGCCGAAACGGTCGTCCAGAAGCCGCGATCGCCTTCATTGTTGACACGCGTTATTGGCCCGGACGAGGTTGACCTTTGGGCGAGAACCTCGGCCAGTGCGTGGGCGACTGAGGATGAAGGCCTTGCAGATTTTATGTTCAATTTCGGGCAGATCAGCGCCCAATGTAAAGGCTCTTACCCGTATCTTGCCGAACTCGGCGGCCGAGCTATCGCGACGGGAATGCTTTTTATCTATGACAGTGTGTGCATGCTCGCGGGGGCTAGTACGATCCCCGATGCTCGAAACCAGGGGGCCCAAACCGCCTTGCTCGAAGACCGTCTTTCGTTTGCCGCATCGCAAGGCTGTTCGCTTGCGATCATGGGAGCGGCACCGGGCAGCCAGTCGCAGCGAAATGCACAGAAGAACGGATTCAATATTGCGTATACTCGAACGAAATGGCAATTGTTCAGAGGACCGACGTGAGTTGAAACACGTCCACCGCCGAGTACGAAGCAGCCGGGTTAGTTTTGAAACCTAGCGTCCGATCAGTTGATTGCGACGAAAAGTGAGTAGTTGGCCGCGTAATTATTGCTGTTGTTTACGGTAATGATGTAATCGTCTGTCGAGTTACACTCGATCGTTATCCCGGTTCCTACTTCATTCCCGCCGATGTCGAGCCACACATTTCCGGTCGATCTAACGCGGACGGTGAGCATCTGTCCGGCCCTGGCACCGACAACGTATGAGCGGCTGTATCCGCCGGAAAGATTGCCGTTAACCGTTGCCGAGGAAGCTCCGCGGGCAAAACGGATCCGGGTTTGAGCCGAGGCCGGCAAGTTCATCGTTCCGATCAGCATTGCAACTGCAAAGGCCTGAACTAATAATGCCTTAGGTGTGAATCTTATAATGTTTCGCATAATTCTACTTCTCCTGTTGTGCCGCTCTTACGCGGCAGCCGTGGCTGCGTGCGGCAAATTTTAACGCCAGTTACTTTGACGGTTCGGAGAATTAAAAAGCGGAACGATAAGAACGTCTTGTCGTTCCGCTCTTTGCCTCTTAATTGCCTCCGCTCCACATCTCGAAGCTGCCCCAGATCGCATCGATGATGCTCTCGTTGGCTGCGAAACGAGCTTCTTCGGTGCCGAGGATCATCACGTAGTTATCAGTGATGTCGGTGCCGACAAGTATTCTGAGCTTGCCCTTGCCGCGTGAAGGATGGATGGTTGTCGCATCCGCAACGGCATAGTCTCCGCCTTCTGCCTTGAGGTCTCCGGGCGTCACCTGCTGCCCAAGAGCCTCAAGGAACTCGACCGCATCAGCCAGCAGATCTTCCTTCGTTCGCGTCTTGTCTTTGTAGGCAAGAACGAAAATGTCGATCTCGGAAGGTGCGGGCGTAGTCGCCGCAAAAACGTCTATGCCTTCGACCGTTTCGCTTTCGCCCTCAGAGCCTTCCGGCAGTGAGAATCCGTATCCCTTTGCATCGTCATAGATATAGATCCAGTCCGAAGGGACCGGGTTGTTCTTGCTCGCGGTCTTCGCTGTTCCGTCGGCAGGTTTGGCCTCACCCTTCAGTTTGGGCTTTGCTGAACTATCCGTTTTGGCGGTGTTTCCGCTATTGGTGTTCGAAGCGGCCGGTTTGGCTGAATTTGCCGTGTTCGCCGCTGTGTTGCTGTTTGCCATATCGGTGCCTACCGAAAATGAGCAGCCGATCGTGTTCATCCCGAATGCCGCTATCGCGACCATTCCAATTAGTTTTTTCTTCATCATCTCTCCTGTATCTGTTTCGATCTGCCGCTATTCCACCACGGCCGTTGGTTTCTTGTTGCGGTAGTAAAGCGTCACCTTTGAGATCTCGAGTAGGTTAAGCCGTTCCCACTCGATATAGTTGCCTTCATCATCCTCGATCCGGATGTCCCAGAGCTTGGCTCGTTCCCTTATCGAAAAAAAGACATCAAGCTCCTCGCCGGAAAGAAGTGTGTCAGCTCCGAGAATGTCCTCACCCCAGTCGTTTGAACTATGCGGCGAAACATAGAGGGCATAGATCTCGACGCCGGTCCGATTCACAAGAGTGAAGTCCTGTCTACCCTGTGCCGATGCTTCCGTGGTTCCGATGCCCGGGATGCACATAAACCCAAGCACCAATGCGGCAAATATTGTCAATCGCGTTAAATTTCTCATCCTGTTCTCCTTTACGTTCTATTCTTTTTCTTTTCAATCCGCTCGGGCCACTTCCGGTTAGCGGTGGATCCAAACAACACCGTCGGACCACGTGATGCGCGATCCATCAGCCGAAAGTTTTCCATTCTGGGTCGCGAAATCAAGGGCTCGGACGTTGCTGCCTTTGATCGTTCCTCGCGATCGGGTCGATCCGCCTTTTGCGTCGGTGATGGTAAGATTGGCTCCATTCTGCCGGATCGACCATACATACGGCGATCTGGTCCCGTCGTCATAGTAGCCGTCCCAAGTTCCCGCGACATCCGCTACGAACTCATCAAAAATGGCCGTCGCTTTGCCGTTCTTGTAATAGAGCGAGACGGAATAGATCTCCCGAAGATTTAGCCGGTCCCATTCGATAGAGTTGCCGTCGCTGTCCTCGATGCGGAGGTCCCAGAGCCTGGCAGTCTCCCGGCGGGCAAGTACGATCCCGAGATCGTCGCCGATGTCTAAAACGTCGGCTCCAAGAATGTCTTCGCCCCAGTCTTTTGCGTTGTGCGGCGTCACATAG comes from Acidobacteriota bacterium and encodes:
- a CDS encoding GNAT family N-acetyltransferase codes for the protein MKTFVDRSFSRKLERTEARVNADFVETRARLDPDSGAAWIEVGGTFAMFDGTESPLTQTFGLGVFEEATSEHLERIEDFYRERGAPVFHEVSPMADPSLLTLLGDRGYRPVELTSVMYRELAAETVVQKPRSPSLLTRVIGPDEVDLWARTSASAWATEDEGLADFMFNFGQISAQCKGSYPYLAELGGRAIATGMLFIYDSVCMLAGASTIPDARNQGAQTALLEDRLSFAASQGCSLAIMGAAPGSQSQRNAQKNGFNIAYTRTKWQLFRGPT
- a CDS encoding argininosuccinate lyase, coding for MRNLTRLTIFAALVLGFMCIPGIGTTEASAQGRQDFTLVNRTGVEIYALYVSPHSSNDWGEDILGADTLLSGEELDVFFSIRERAKLWDIRIEDDEGNYIEWERLNLLEISKVTLYYRNKKPTAVVE